A genomic region of Arcobacter sp. LA11 contains the following coding sequences:
- the ruvC gene encoding crossover junction endodeoxyribonuclease RuvC produces the protein MKILGIDPGTRNCGYAIIEKNGRDIKLVEAGLIKIKTKVLQEQIVEMTEGFDMIFKNHKIDEVSIEDMFYAFNPKTVIKLAQFRGAISLKVLQEFGNFAEYTPLQVKQAVTGNGKADKTQVAFMVKRLLGIKKEIKPLDITDAIAIALTHSQRIK, from the coding sequence TTGAAAATTTTAGGAATAGACCCCGGAACTAGAAATTGTGGATATGCAATTATTGAAAAAAATGGAAGAGATATAAAACTAGTTGAAGCAGGTCTTATAAAAATAAAAACAAAAGTACTCCAAGAGCAAATAGTAGAAATGACAGAAGGTTTTGATATGATTTTTAAAAATCATAAAATTGATGAAGTCTCTATTGAAGATATGTTTTATGCTTTTAACCCAAAAACTGTTATAAAACTTGCGCAATTTAGAGGTGCAATATCACTAAAAGTGTTACAAGAATTTGGAAATTTTGCAGAATATACTCCCCTTCAAGTAAAACAAGCAGTAACTGGAAATGGAAAAGCAGATAAAACTCAAGTTGCTTTCATGGTAAAAAGATTACTTGGAATAAAAAAAGAGATAAAACCTTTAGATATTACAGATGCAATTGCTATCGCATTAACTCATTCTCAGAGAATTAAATAA
- the dnaA gene encoding chromosomal replication initiator protein DnaA, producing MTSKEFLSIIEKEANPADYKKYLKQLSYKKISSDDKLAVFEVSNKYIASWIKSKFTPVIQHCFEVYDGTKPDVEIKITGEKKSKKEIISEKAKNETAESTILNPSYTFDSFVVGSSNQMAYNASLAVASKPGIQYNPLFLYGGTGLGKTHLLQAIGNDAIEHGKTVIYVTIEQFMNDFTFSIKNKNMEHFRSKYRKCDVLLIDDIQFLSGKEQTQEEFFHTFNELHNAKKQIVMTSDRLPSQIAGLVDRLKSRFEWGLTADIQIPGLETKIAIIEKKSELNGIHLTREIINYIATNLDNSIREIEGVLIRINASASLLNQEINLELAQSLLKEQIKEKKENIKLPDIISLVATELNIKPSDIKSKKRTATVANARRVVIYLSRELTHNSMPDIAKFLGMKDHSSISKNIQKTNELIETDENFKLIIQNLKNKIIN from the coding sequence ATGACAAGCAAAGAGTTTTTATCAATTATTGAAAAAGAAGCTAATCCAGCAGATTATAAAAAATATTTAAAACAACTATCATACAAAAAAATTTCGTCTGATGATAAACTAGCAGTCTTTGAAGTTTCTAATAAATATATTGCTTCATGGATAAAAAGTAAATTTACTCCTGTTATTCAGCACTGTTTCGAAGTTTACGACGGAACTAAGCCTGATGTAGAAATAAAAATCACAGGTGAAAAAAAGAGTAAAAAAGAGATTATCTCTGAAAAAGCAAAAAATGAAACAGCTGAAAGTACTATTTTAAACCCATCTTATACATTTGATTCTTTTGTAGTAGGTTCTTCAAATCAGATGGCTTATAACGCATCTTTGGCAGTTGCAAGTAAACCAGGTATTCAATACAACCCACTTTTTTTATATGGTGGAACTGGTCTTGGAAAAACTCACCTTTTACAAGCAATAGGAAATGATGCAATTGAACATGGAAAGACTGTTATATACGTAACAATTGAGCAATTCATGAACGATTTTACATTTTCAATCAAAAATAAAAATATGGAACATTTTAGAAGTAAATATAGAAAATGTGACGTTTTATTAATCGATGATATTCAATTTTTATCTGGAAAAGAACAAACTCAAGAAGAGTTTTTTCACACATTTAACGAATTACATAATGCAAAAAAACAAATTGTAATGACTTCTGATAGACTACCTTCTCAAATTGCAGGTTTAGTTGACAGATTAAAATCTAGATTTGAGTGGGGATTAACAGCTGATATCCAAATTCCAGGGCTTGAAACAAAAATTGCAATTATTGAAAAAAAATCTGAATTAAATGGTATTCACCTTACACGTGAAATTATAAATTATATTGCTACAAACCTTGATAACTCTATTAGAGAAATTGAAGGTGTGCTAATTAGAATCAATGCAAGTGCCTCTTTACTAAATCAAGAGATTAATTTAGAACTTGCACAAAGTCTTTTAAAAGAACAAATTAAAGAGAAAAAAGAAAATATCAAATTACCTGATATTATTTCACTTGTTGCAACTGAATTAAATATCAAACCAAGTGATATAAAATCAAAAAAGAGAACAGCAACTGTTGCAAATGCAAGAAGAGTTGTAATTTACCTATCTAGGGAACTTACACATAACTCTATGCCAGATATTGCAAAATTTTTAGGTATGAAAGATCATAGTTCTATTTCAAAAAATATTCAAAAAACAAATGAATTGATTGAAACAGATGAAAACTTTAAATTAATCATACAAAATTTAAAAAATAAAATCATAAATTAA
- the dnaN gene encoding DNA polymerase III subunit beta produces the protein MKFIITKSIFENIVSSMQPFLEKKDASSITSHIYLEVNDTKLILKATDYEIGLECQIESISEAIYGKATVNGSNLLGIIKRLKDTDIIIETADNNLIIKQNKSTFKLPMYDADEYPNLILNDNLNHLDISTINLINSIRKITPAIDNNNPKFELNGALIDIKSSKINFVSTDTRRLAISYLQNISNAEAQFIIPKKAIIEIQKLFLDEANISYDENNLIVSNNNMKFFTKLINGKFPDYERIIPANLKYNLSIPKNVLVESIKLVTSLFSNIKITFKPNSIVFESLDEDTESKTQIDIELNIDSDFYLAVNAKYLLDFLSQTNNENVAIGFNESNLPFYLEDEKFFTIVMPIVLEK, from the coding sequence ATGAAGTTCATAATAACAAAAAGCATATTTGAGAATATTGTCTCATCAATGCAACCATTTTTAGAAAAAAAAGATGCAAGTTCAATTACTTCACATATCTATTTAGAAGTAAATGATACAAAGCTTATTCTAAAAGCTACTGATTATGAGATAGGATTAGAATGTCAAATTGAATCTATAAGTGAAGCTATTTATGGAAAAGCAACTGTAAATGGTTCAAATTTACTTGGAATTATTAAAAGATTAAAAGATACAGATATTATAATTGAAACTGCTGATAATAATCTAATTATAAAACAAAACAAGTCTACATTTAAATTACCAATGTATGATGCAGATGAATATCCAAATCTAATTTTAAATGATAATTTAAACCATTTAGATATTTCTACTATTAATTTAATTAATTCTATTAGAAAAATTACACCAGCTATTGATAACAATAATCCTAAGTTTGAATTAAATGGTGCATTAATAGATATTAAAAGTTCTAAAATAAATTTTGTTTCTACAGATACTAGAAGATTAGCTATTTCATATTTACAAAATATATCAAATGCAGAAGCTCAATTTATTATTCCTAAAAAAGCAATAATTGAAATTCAAAAACTGTTTTTAGATGAAGCTAATATTTCTTATGATGAAAACAATCTAATTGTTTCTAATAACAATATGAAATTTTTTACTAAATTAATCAATGGTAAATTTCCAGATTATGAAAGAATTATTCCTGCTAATTTAAAATATAATTTATCAATTCCTAAAAATGTATTAGTAGAATCTATTAAATTAGTAACTTCACTATTTTCAAATATTAAAATTACATTTAAACCAAATTCTATAGTATTTGAATCTTTAGATGAAGATACAGAATCAAAAACACAAATTGATATTGAGTTAAATATTGATTCTGATTTTTACCTTGCAGTTAATGCAAAATATTTATTAGACTTTTTAAGTCAAACAAACAATGAAAATGTAGCTATTGGATTTAACGAATCTAATTTACCATTCTATTTAGAAGATGAAAAATTCTTTACAATCGTAATGCCAATAGTTTTAGAAAAATAG
- the gyrB gene encoding DNA topoisomerase (ATP-hydrolyzing) subunit B, which yields MSQQEYGASNIKVLKGLEAVRKRPGMYIGDTNINGLHHLVYEVVDNSIDEAMAGYCRNIKITMTKDHWIRVEDDGRGIPTAMHPTEKMSAATVVLTVLHAGGKFDKDTYKVSGGLHGVGVSVVNALSKELKMTIHREGKVHYQEFSCGIPKGPLEVIGDAPRKTGTTIEFLADDSIFEVNTYDFATLAKRFKEVAYLNSFISITLEDEIHKTKEVYHFEGGLKQFAEDMNKDVAVSDAVAFQDRVDDVEVDIAVMYNSTYTEKTLSFVNNIRTIDGGTHEAGFKAGLTRSIVKYVNNNANAREKDTKITGDDVREGLIAIVSVKVPEPQFEGQTKGKLGSSYVKPICQKLTSEKLDKYFEENPQQAKAIMDKALMAARGREAAKKARDLTRKKDAMTVGTLPGKLAECQSKDPAVRELYLVEGDSAGGSAKQGRDRVYQAILPLKGKILNVEKSRLDKILKSDEIRNMITAMGCGIGEDFDEEKIRYHKVIIMTDADVDGSHIQTLLLTFFFRFLRPVVDKGYLYIAQPPLYRYKKGKNEIYLKDDTALHNYLIENGLESFEFEGLGYNDLVDLFKTVSRYRGMLAQLEKRYSLVEVLKHLIEHSDLVKLDFDALYEEVKSFLESRGYNILSKTITEDKIQLFVQTNEGLEELIIDDELFASPYFSEATYIYNRLVERDISMFDGRDLIEILDEIEGLAKKGAYIQRYKGLGEMNPEQLWETTMTPEDRRLLRVTVEDAAVASDTFTLFMGDEVEPRRNYIEEHAKDVEHLDV from the coding sequence ATGAGTCAACAAGAGTACGGCGCTAGTAATATTAAAGTTTTAAAAGGTCTTGAAGCTGTAAGAAAAAGACCAGGTATGTATATTGGTGATACTAATATTAATGGTTTACACCACTTAGTTTATGAAGTTGTAGATAACTCAATTGATGAGGCTATGGCTGGCTACTGTAGAAATATTAAAATTACAATGACTAAAGATCATTGGATTAGAGTAGAAGATGATGGTAGAGGTATTCCAACTGCTATGCACCCTACTGAAAAAATGTCAGCTGCAACTGTTGTATTAACAGTACTTCATGCAGGTGGTAAATTTGATAAAGATACTTATAAAGTTTCTGGTGGTCTTCATGGGGTTGGTGTATCTGTTGTAAATGCACTTTCAAAAGAATTAAAAATGACAATTCACCGTGAAGGTAAAGTTCATTATCAAGAGTTTTCTTGTGGTATTCCAAAAGGTCCTTTAGAAGTAATTGGTGATGCTCCTAGAAAAACTGGTACTACTATTGAATTTTTAGCTGATGATTCTATTTTTGAAGTAAATACATATGATTTTGCTACATTAGCAAAAAGATTTAAAGAAGTTGCATATCTTAACTCATTTATTTCTATTACTTTAGAAGATGAAATTCATAAAACAAAAGAAGTTTATCATTTTGAAGGTGGATTAAAACAATTTGCTGAAGATATGAATAAAGATGTAGCTGTTTCTGATGCAGTTGCTTTCCAAGATAGAGTTGATGATGTAGAAGTTGATATTGCAGTTATGTATAACTCAACTTATACTGAAAAAACATTATCTTTTGTAAATAATATTAGAACTATTGATGGTGGTACTCATGAAGCTGGTTTTAAAGCTGGACTTACAAGATCAATTGTTAAATATGTAAATAACAATGCAAATGCAAGAGAAAAAGATACAAAAATAACTGGTGATGATGTAAGAGAAGGTCTTATAGCGATTGTTTCTGTTAAAGTACCTGAACCACAATTTGAAGGTCAAACTAAAGGTAAATTAGGTTCATCTTATGTAAAACCTATTTGTCAAAAACTTACATCTGAAAAATTAGATAAATATTTTGAAGAAAATCCACAACAAGCTAAGGCTATTATGGATAAAGCTTTAATGGCAGCACGTGGTAGAGAAGCAGCTAAAAAAGCTAGAGATTTAACTAGAAAAAAAGATGCTATGACAGTGGGAACTCTTCCTGGTAAATTAGCAGAGTGTCAATCAAAAGACCCTGCAGTTAGAGAATTGTATCTGGTGGAAGGGGATTCTGCTGGTGGTTCTGCTAAGCAAGGTAGAGATAGAGTTTATCAAGCAATTTTACCACTTAAAGGTAAGATTTTAAATGTTGAAAAATCAAGACTTGATAAAATTTTAAAATCTGATGAAATTAGAAATATGATTACAGCTATGGGTTGTGGTATTGGTGAAGATTTTGATGAAGAAAAAATTAGATATCATAAAGTAATTATCATGACCGATGCGGATGTTGATGGTTCTCACATTCAAACACTACTTTTAACTTTCTTCTTTAGATTTTTAAGACCAGTAGTTGATAAAGGATATTTATACATTGCTCAACCACCTTTATATAGATATAAAAAAGGTAAAAATGAAATTTATCTAAAAGATGATACTGCTTTACATAACTACCTAATCGAAAATGGTTTAGAATCATTTGAGTTTGAAGGTTTAGGATACAACGATTTAGTTGATTTATTTAAAACAGTTTCTAGATATAGAGGTATGTTGGCTCAGTTAGAAAAAAGATACTCTTTAGTGGAAGTATTAAAACATTTAATTGAACATTCTGATTTAGTAAAACTTGATTTTGATGCATTATATGAAGAAGTTAAAAGCTTCCTTGAATCTAGGGGATATAATATTTTATCTAAAACAATTACAGAAGATAAAATACAGCTATTTGTACAAACAAATGAAGGTCTTGAAGAGCTTATAATAGATGATGAGTTATTTGCATCACCTTACTTCTCAGAAGCTACTTATATCTATAACAGACTAGTAGAAAGAGATATTTCTATGTTTGATGGTAGAGATTTAATTGAAATTCTTGATGAAATTGAAGGATTAGCTAAAAAAGGTGCATATATCCAAAGATATAAAGGTCTTGGGGAAATGAACCCTGAACAACTTTGGGAAACAACTATGACACCAGAAGATAGAAGACTTCTAAGAGTTACAGTTGAAGATGCAGCTGTTGCTTCAGATACATTTACATTATTTATGGGTGATGAAGTTGAACCTAGAAGAAACTATATTGAAGAGCATGCGAAAGACGTTGAACACTTAGACGTTTAA
- a CDS encoding ABC-F family ATP-binding cassette domain-containing protein, with amino-acid sequence MIELINISKSYPTGKLYSELNLRLNSGDKVGLVGRNGTGKSTLFKLILSEEQQDSGEIKFPKAYKIGALKQYFDFTKKTLIDETALALSEDDKYDIYKAEKILFGLGFTIEDLEKNPKSFSGGYQIRINLAKLLLTEPNMLLLDEPTNYLDILSIRWLKAFLKSFQGEVILITHDREFMDSVCTHTLGIVRRSAFMIPGGTRKFYEQILANEEHHEKQKIAQEKKIKDLEEFIAKNKARAATATLAQSKVKILEKMEILEDIDYDANLKFDFNYKETAAKFLVEVKDLSFGYTPENTLFKNITFALSRGETIGIIGKNGKGKSTLLNAIAGELEAQIGNVDFHPSCVFGHFGQTNISHLNKDNTIMDEIYSVNHKLPEAVIRSICGIMMFSGDNAKKKISLLSGGEKSRVMLGKIIAQDVNLLFLDEPTNHLDIDSIDALTNAIKAFQGSCMIVTHSEELLRAVCDRLIVFTNDGADYFNGTYDEFLEKIGWEEDDGTTKKKVEKPKRNKKEIKKLRAAIVTQKSKTTSPIKKEIEELEELIPTLSGKQRSQKSTQLLDLQDKLEKLNVEFQKKLDEV; translated from the coding sequence ATGATAGAACTAATCAATATATCAAAAAGCTACCCAACAGGTAAACTTTATAGTGAACTAAACTTACGTTTAAACTCAGGGGATAAAGTTGGTCTTGTAGGACGAAATGGTACAGGAAAATCTACACTTTTTAAACTTATTTTAAGCGAAGAACAGCAAGATTCTGGGGAGATAAAATTTCCAAAAGCTTATAAAATAGGAGCTTTAAAACAGTATTTTGATTTTACAAAAAAAACTTTGATTGATGAAACGGCATTAGCTTTAAGTGAAGATGACAAATATGATATTTATAAAGCTGAAAAGATATTGTTTGGTCTTGGTTTTACAATAGAAGATTTAGAAAAAAATCCTAAATCTTTTTCTGGTGGTTATCAAATTAGAATAAACCTAGCAAAACTACTTCTTACAGAACCAAATATGCTTTTATTAGATGAGCCTACAAACTACTTAGATATTCTTTCAATTAGATGGTTAAAAGCCTTTTTAAAATCTTTTCAAGGTGAAGTAATACTTATCACTCACGATAGAGAATTTATGGATAGTGTTTGTACTCATACTTTAGGAATAGTTAGACGAAGTGCATTTATGATTCCAGGTGGGACACGAAAATTCTATGAACAAATATTAGCAAATGAAGAACACCATGAAAAACAAAAAATTGCACAAGAAAAAAAGATTAAAGACCTTGAAGAGTTTATTGCTAAAAATAAAGCAAGAGCAGCAACAGCAACACTAGCACAATCAAAAGTAAAAATCTTAGAAAAAATGGAAATATTAGAAGATATCGATTATGATGCAAATTTAAAATTTGATTTTAATTACAAAGAAACAGCAGCAAAATTTTTAGTTGAAGTAAAAGACTTAAGTTTTGGATACACTCCTGAAAATACGCTTTTTAAAAATATAACTTTTGCACTTTCACGTGGTGAAACTATTGGAATAATAGGTAAAAATGGTAAAGGTAAATCAACTTTATTAAATGCTATTGCAGGAGAATTAGAAGCACAAATTGGAAATGTTGATTTCCATCCATCTTGTGTTTTTGGACATTTTGGACAGACAAATATTTCACATCTTAATAAAGACAATACAATCATGGATGAGATTTATAGTGTAAATCATAAACTTCCAGAAGCGGTGATTAGAAGTATTTGTGGGATTATGATGTTTTCTGGAGATAATGCTAAGAAAAAAATCTCACTTCTTTCAGGTGGAGAAAAATCAAGAGTAATGCTTGGTAAGATTATTGCACAAGATGTAAATCTTCTTTTCCTTGATGAGCCAACTAACCACTTGGATATTGATTCAATCGATGCACTTACAAATGCAATTAAAGCATTTCAAGGTTCTTGTATGATTGTAACACACTCTGAAGAGTTATTAAGAGCTGTGTGTGATAGATTGATTGTATTTACAAATGATGGGGCTGATTATTTCAATGGAACTTATGATGAGTTCTTAGAAAAGATTGGTTGGGAAGAAGATGATGGAACTACTAAAAAGAAAGTTGAAAAACCAAAAAGAAACAAAAAAGAGATTAAAAAACTAAGAGCTGCAATTGTTACCCAAAAAAGTAAAACAACATCTCCAATAAAAAAAGAGATAGAAGAACTTGAAGAATTAATTCCTACATTAAGTGGAAAACAAAGATCTCAAAAAAGTACACAACTTTTAGACTTACAAGATAAACTTGAAAAGCTAAATGTAGAGTTTCAGAAAAAATTGGATGAAGTTTAA
- a CDS encoding sulfurtransferase gives MNFIKSVLSLLLIANFLFADSNNIKNDGIPSIVSLNWVKNNISNPNLVIVDLREKKEYEKEHIKNAVNIPGLKSLFDDKFFMPKLDFLKELFSEAGIDSNSLVLAYDNGDFIWAARFYWILETLGHDQVGILKVGYSDWLKEQLATSTGAFKAKRKEFVPRINNEKVETKLSTLFSVGKKTIIDGRKSSHYKGKESTAKRFGHIPTAKNYACTQNYQVTSNGNKMKDLDELKNLYKDIPKDKEIILYCDGGAEAALNYIVLQELGYKASVYDGSWLEWGNDSVVPIENPSEKK, from the coding sequence ATGAACTTTATAAAATCTGTTTTATCATTATTATTGATAGCTAATTTTTTATTTGCAGATAGTAATAATATTAAAAATGATGGTATTCCATCAATAGTTTCACTTAATTGGGTAAAAAATAATATAAGTAATCCAAATCTAGTAATTGTAGATTTAAGAGAAAAAAAAGAGTATGAAAAAGAGCATATTAAAAATGCAGTGAATATTCCGGGATTAAAATCTTTGTTTGATGATAAATTTTTCATGCCAAAGCTCGATTTTTTGAAAGAATTATTTAGTGAAGCAGGTATTGATAGTAATAGTTTGGTTTTAGCATATGATAATGGTGATTTTATTTGGGCTGCAAGGTTTTATTGGATTTTAGAAACTTTAGGTCATGACCAAGTTGGTATTTTAAAAGTTGGCTATAGTGATTGGTTAAAAGAACAATTAGCAACATCTACTGGTGCTTTTAAAGCTAAAAGAAAAGAATTTGTTCCTAGAATTAACAACGAAAAAGTAGAAACAAAATTAAGTACACTATTTTCAGTTGGTAAAAAAACTATTATTGATGGAAGAAAAAGTTCTCATTATAAAGGTAAAGAATCAACTGCTAAAAGATTTGGGCATATTCCAACAGCTAAAAATTATGCCTGTACTCAAAACTATCAAGTTACATCAAATGGTAACAAAATGAAAGATCTAGATGAACTAAAAAATCTTTATAAAGATATTCCAAAAGATAAAGAGATTATCTTATATTGTGATGGTGGAGCAGAAGCTGCATTAAATTATATAGTTTTACAAGAGTTAGGTTATAAAGCATCAGTATATGATGGCTCTTGGTTAGAGTGGGGAAATGATTCGGTTGTTCCAATTGAAAATCCATCAGAGAAAAAGTAG
- a CDS encoding PAS domain S-box protein: MSVILLTGVIGYSTFVYWYMNNQYNKSLDSAKTVGLVLAQDFAKLVLLNNVSAAADISSSLKSFSNLDALVLYTLDGKPVLQYSIDNVSFKPKPLPNKSERKSIINGNKFKLYVDAKYQGTHLGYMYFNLHIDTISDVIKKNINALILIIGFMFILSYLLTMYFAKKFTDPILNLVSFLEKIDLVDGLKNRIKTEEQNEYGKLFSEVNTMLDRLESSHNVLKLAAVAFETQNGITITDKNQKILQVNSAFTDITGYSAEEVIGKTPKILQSGLHDAEFYEQMRFFLKENNFWIGEINNKHKDGSIVNEHLTIHVVLDDDGEVLYYVGSFLDMTSQKNTEKKLKEKENLLVQQSKMAAMGEMIENIAHQWKQPLSIISAASTSIMLKKDLKLPFEKDEEIKQLTVVNDTVQYLSHTIDDFREFFRPDKAKRVFNLKNCYKKALNLVESKLKSLSIEFIDNLDDITISSLENELIQVLINLLNNAKDVLEDKKSQRRLIFTDIYVENKNAILTIKDNGGGIPENIIENIFEPYFTTKELNGTGIGLNMSKEIITGHLNGKISVKNSTYIYEDVQYTGAIFKISIPLEN; encoded by the coding sequence ATGTCGGTAATACTACTTACTGGTGTGATTGGCTATAGTACATTTGTTTATTGGTATATGAATAACCAGTATAATAAATCTTTAGACTCAGCAAAAACTGTGGGCTTAGTATTAGCCCAAGACTTTGCAAAACTTGTACTTCTAAACAATGTATCCGCTGCTGCTGATATATCTTCTTCTTTGAAATCTTTTTCAAATTTAGATGCTTTAGTATTATATACTTTAGATGGCAAACCTGTATTACAATATAGTATTGACAATGTAAGTTTTAAACCTAAACCTTTACCTAATAAATCTGAAAGAAAATCAATAATTAATGGAAATAAATTCAAACTATATGTAGATGCTAAATATCAAGGTACTCATCTAGGATATATGTATTTCAATCTTCACATTGACACAATTTCTGATGTGATAAAAAAGAATATAAATGCCCTTATTTTGATAATAGGTTTTATGTTTATACTTTCATATTTATTGACAATGTATTTTGCAAAAAAGTTTACTGACCCGATATTAAATTTGGTTTCATTTTTGGAAAAAATTGATTTAGTAGATGGTTTAAAAAATAGAATTAAAACTGAAGAACAAAATGAATATGGAAAACTTTTTAGTGAAGTAAATACTATGCTTGATAGATTAGAATCATCTCACAATGTTCTAAAACTCGCAGCAGTTGCATTTGAAACACAAAATGGTATTACAATTACTGATAAAAATCAAAAAATATTACAAGTAAATAGTGCTTTTACGGATATTACGGGATATAGTGCAGAAGAAGTTATTGGGAAAACTCCAAAAATATTACAATCGGGCCTTCATGATGCTGAATTCTATGAACAAATGAGATTTTTTTTAAAAGAGAATAATTTCTGGATAGGAGAGATAAATAATAAACATAAAGATGGAAGTATTGTAAATGAACATCTAACTATTCATGTTGTTTTAGATGATGATGGAGAAGTTTTATACTATGTTGGATCATTTTTAGATATGACTTCACAAAAAAATACAGAGAAAAAATTAAAAGAGAAAGAAAATCTTTTAGTTCAGCAATCAAAAATGGCAGCTATGGGTGAAATGATTGAAAATATTGCACACCAATGGAAACAACCTTTATCTATAATCTCAGCTGCTTCTACATCAATAATGTTGAAAAAAGATTTAAAGTTACCTTTTGAAAAAGATGAGGAGATAAAACAACTTACAGTTGTAAATGATACTGTACAATATCTGTCTCATACAATAGATGATTTTAGAGAGTTTTTTAGACCTGATAAAGCAAAAAGAGTATTCAATTTAAAAAATTGTTATAAAAAAGCATTAAATTTAGTTGAATCAAAACTAAAATCTTTAAGTATCGAGTTTATTGATAATTTAGATGATATAACTATTTCTAGTTTAGAAAATGAGCTAATACAAGTATTAATAAATTTATTAAACAATGCAAAAGATGTTTTAGAAGATAAAAAATCTCAAAGAAGACTTATTTTTACAGATATTTATGTAGAAAATAAAAATGCAATTTTAACTATAAAAGACAATGGTGGGGGAATTCCAGAAAATATAATTGAAAATATCTTTGAACCATATTTCACTACTAAAGAATTAAACGGTACTGGTATTGGATTAAATATGTCAAAAGAGATTATAACTGGACATTTAAATGGAAAAATAAGCGTAAAGAACAGTACTTATATATATGAAGATGTACAATACACTGGTGCAATTTTTAAAATATCTATTCCTCTTGAAAATTAA
- a CDS encoding glycerate kinase: MNIIIAPDSFKETLEAKEVASTIEIGFKKVFPNANIEKIPLADGGEGTVKTLVESNNGELINTQVEDPLGRTISSYYGIINNGKTAIIEMATASGLELLKEEEKNPLETSTYGFGQLINHALKKGVKEFILGLGGSATNDAGVGMLQALGAKFYNKKNQEISKGAKEINQIASIDITNLENKFKDIIINVACDVTNPLCGQNGASFIFGKQKGADEKMIKQLDSYLLHFANLCEETFDKKTKNIEGTGAAGGLGFALVTFLNANLQSGIELIMQSVNLEEKIQKADLVITGEGKMDKQSIQGKTPIGVAKLAKKYDKKVIAITGCLDEGYEIVLEHGVDAVFDCTPISNNFETIKKNAKKNLELTSFNIAKCLKIS, from the coding sequence ATGAATATTATAATTGCACCTGATTCTTTCAAAGAGACTTTAGAAGCTAAAGAGGTAGCCTCTACGATTGAAATTGGTTTTAAAAAAGTTTTCCCAAATGCAAATATAGAAAAAATTCCATTAGCAGATGGAGGTGAGGGTACGGTTAAAACCTTAGTGGAATCAAATAATGGTGAACTAATAAATACTCAAGTAGAAGATCCACTAGGAAGAACTATCTCATCTTATTATGGAATTATAAACAATGGAAAAACAGCAATTATAGAGATGGCAACGGCTTCAGGTTTGGAACTTTTAAAAGAAGAAGAGAAGAATCCACTTGAAACTTCAACTTATGGCTTTGGGCAACTTATAAATCATGCTTTAAAAAAAGGTGTAAAAGAATTTATCTTAGGACTTGGAGGAAGTGCTACAAATGATGCAGGAGTTGGAATGCTTCAAGCACTAGGTGCAAAATTTTATAATAAAAAAAATCAAGAAATATCAAAAGGTGCAAAAGAAATAAATCAGATAGCTTCTATTGATATAACAAATTTAGAAAATAAATTTAAAGATATTATAATCAATGTTGCCTGTGATGTTACCAATCCTTTATGTGGACAAAATGGAGCTTCATTTATATTTGGAAAACAAAAAGGTGCAGATGAAAAAATGATAAAACAATTAGATAGTTATCTTTTACATTTTGCTAATCTATGTGAAGAAACTTTTGATAAAAAAACCAAAAATATAGAAGGAACAGGTGCAGCTGGTGGACTTGGTTTTGCTTTAGTTACATTTTTAAATGCAAATTTACAAAGTGGAATTGAACTTATCATGCAAAGTGTAAATCTAGAAGAGAAAATACAAAAAGCTGATTTAGTAATAACTGGTGAAGGAAAAATGGACAAACAATCTATCCAAGGGAAAACACCAATTGGAGTTGCAAAACTAGCAAAAAAATATGATAAAAAAGTTATTGCAATTACGGGTTGTTTAGATGAAGGTTATGAGATTGTATTAGAACATGGAGTTGATGCTGTCTTTGATTGTACACCTATTAGTAATAATTTTGAGACTATAAAGAAAAATGCTAAAAAAAACTTGGAATTAACTAGTTTTAATATTGCTAAGTGTTTGAAAATTAGCTAA